The DNA window GGGATCAATTCCAATTTCCCGGGAGCTAATGAGATGCGGTTTTATATGGATGACAATGGCCTGGATAAAGTCCTGGTAGCAATAATGGTTATCGGTTCCCTGATCCCGGCGATTATCTTCAGCCTGCTGAGCATCAGAATTTTCTCCCCAAAAACAAAACTGAAAAATATAGGCTGGGTGCTGGGCGCACTTTTCCTTAGTCTGATTGCATTAGGAAGCTATTTCGGTGTAAGTATGGCGAAAAGAGAAATGCTCTTCAAAGGACATAAGGAAGATACCGAAGAGATTGCCATCGATACGAAGTCTGATACATTATACGTAGATGTTAAGCAGGTCACCATTCCTCAGAATTTCACAGCATACGATGATGATCTTTATTCCGACAAAGTATCAGTATACAAAAAAGACTGGATCCACCTTGACGTGACAAGAAAAGCCGATGTTAAGGCGCCTTACCTGATCATCAAAAAAGAAGCTAAAGGATATAATTTACCATTGAATGTAAGTATTCCGGTTGATGTAATAAACAACAGAATTATCCTTCCGAATTACATCAAATATCCTTACGACCACCGATTCAGAAGCTACAATATTGATTATGAACTTGTACTTCCTTTAAAAACCGTAGTCATTCCGGCAAAAAATGACGAAATCAGTTTCGACGGAGACCTCAATGCAGACGGAATCAACGATAATGACCAGGAAAGAGACGATAACGGAAATATCAGGATTGAAAAAAACAAGATTACCGTAAACGGATCTACCATCGAATACAATTCAGAAGATGAAGACAGCATCATCATCAACGGTAAAAAAGTTCCTGAATCCGAAGCCAACAAAGTAATGGATTCCATCAAGACCAACATCAAGAAAAACTTCAAGAACGGAGATGTAGACATCAAGGTAAATGAAGGGAAAAATGAAATTTCTATAAAAACCAAATAATAAACGGTAGAGAGTGGTTTGAAGGTGTGAATGGAAAGCAACCGTTTGAAATTCACACCCTTCTTCTCTCAGAAAAATAAAAAAAATGCTGTTTTGATATTGATATTTCACCAAATAGTTTTATCTTCGTACAAAATTAATAATCCCAACAAAAAAAATAATCACAATGGTACAGGTCGCATTAGAAATCGTTATAAAAGTCGTTGATTTCATCACCGGTTTGTTTTAAGAAATAATATTTCAATATATTTGTAAAGTATAACCACTTTGGTTATACTTTTTTGCTTTAATGTAAGATCTATGAAAACACTGATCGGCAAACTATTGCTGAAGCTTATGGGCTGGAAAGTCGTTCTGCAGGGCGATGTTAACGTACTCAACCGGTGCATCCTTGTTGTTGCTCCCCATACGCATAATATGGAGTACATCCTCGGCAACCTTGCCTACTGGTCCCTGAAAAAGCCCCTGAAAATCATTATTAAAGATGCCCATACCAAAGCATGGTACGGAAGCGCAGTGAGAGGACTGGGCGGAATAGGTATTGACAGGAGCCAGAAAAACGATCTGGTCAACTTCGTAGCCAAACAGTTTGAAAAAGATGATTTCAGCCTCGTGATTACACCTGAAGGAACGCGGAGCTGGGTACCGAAATGGAGGAAAGGGTTTTACCATATGGCACTGGCAGCCAAAGTTCCCATTGTTCTGGCAGCCGGAGATTTTAAGCGGAAAACCGTTTATCTGGGATACACCATCCCGTATGAAAGGATTGCTTCTGTTCCGTATGAAGAAATCATGGCAGAAATACAGGATTATTATATCAAGAATGACATCGGCCCGAAAGTTCCGGCCAACTGGAATCCGAATATTATGGGGAATTAGGAGTTAGATGTAAGATTTCAGACATCAGATATCAGACTTCAGACATTAGATAGCTTATTAAAATTATAGTATAGTTGTAAACTAATTACCCATTACTCATTACTTTTAACAACTTAAATTACAAAACCATGCAGGGCACCAAGGAAGAAATACTGGCATACATCAACGATTGGGGTGACGAAACATTTCCGAAAACGCTTGACATTAAGTTTACGGATATTGATCTTGAGAATGAGACCTTAACCGCAACAATGCCGGTTTTGCCGAGAATACATCAGCCATTCGGAATTATGCACGGCGGGGCAAGCTGCGTGCTCGCTGAAACCCTGGGATCAAGCCTGTCCAATATTTTTATCGACGGCGATAAATACTATGGAGTAGGCACCAATATCAGCACCAATCATTTAAAAAGTAAAAAGGAAGGAATAGTTACAGGTTTTGTACGGTTCATCAGAAAAGGGAAATCGATGCACGTTTCAGAAATTGAGATCCGTGACGAAAAAGGCCAGCTGATCAGCCATACCACAATGACGAATGCCATTATCCACAAATAAATCCTTCCTGATCCGTGGTCTATTTTAAATTCCCCTTCGATGAACAGCTGTACTCAACCGATGAAGATCCGAATGAAAATCATATAAGCTTTCATCCTTTCAACAGTTCAGAGGGAGTCCGGTGTCCCGGAAAGCTGGTTCAGGTGAATACAGGAACCTTGAACAGCATACCGGATCTTTTTCAGCCATTGCCGGAAGAAGAGCAGGAATACCGGGAAGAAACCCGGGAAGAATATATTGAAAACGTTCATCAGGTTATCCGGCTCATCAAAGAAAACAACCTGCCTAAACTGGTGTATTCCAGAAGAAAAATAGTTGGCGGATTCAGCGAAATTGATCTTCATGCCAGCTTCACCAATCTTTGCCAAGCCTACCCGAATGCTTTCAGGTACATCTTCAATAACGGCGGACATTCCTGGATGGGCGCATTCTCTGAAGTTCTGGGGAAATTCAACAAGTCTACCCATGAATTTGAAACCATGAGCCTTGCAGGCACTCTTCCGGTTTCAGAAGAATGGACGGAAAAGGAAATCGAGGAACAGAAGCCGGTATCGGTTTATATTAAAAATATTCTGGACCGTTACTCCAACGAAGTAAGCATTTCAGCAACCTATGACCATATTTCAGGCAATATCAAACATCTGAGAACGGATTTCAAGGCCAGGATAAAACCTGAAGACCTTGACCGGATCATAGCAGACCTCCACCCTACTCCTGCTGTTTGCGGAATTCCAAAGGACTTCTGTAAAGAACAGATTGAACGGACTGAAAAATATCCCCGCGAGCTCTACGCCGGGTATATCAGGATTGAAACTGGCGAAACAGTACAGTACTATGTGAACCTGCGCTGTGCAAAACTGTTCAAAGACTCGGTTCATCTGTTTGTAGGCGGCGGTATTACCTCCCAGAGTTCTCCTGAAAAAGAATGGAGAGAAACAGAGCTCAAATCTGAAGCAATTTTAAAAAACCTGATCCTTTTATCATAATACTTTCACTGCATCAGGCTGGCTGTACGCTGTAATGAATCAAATAGAATAATAGCTCGGACTAAGTCTTATTTTTTATCTCAATTCAAACTGACCGTCCAATAGAGGCCCATAAAAAAACCTCTTTCAAAATGAAAGAGGTCTATATATAAAAATATTCCGATTATTTCTTAACTCCTACTTTGCTCCAAGTATGTAACACGAAAAGCAAAATCAATCCGATCACTGCCGATGCAATGGAAAATACGAATTTTGAGTTGTCTTCGGATAACATATCCGATTGCCAGTCTAAAGCGTAGATGTTAATCGCTGTAAAAACAATGAACACTACCAAAAATACTTTATAAATCTTCTGCATGATTTTTAAAAATTAATATAATTCTGCACCAGCTGTGCAAAGTTTGCCGTGAATAATTTAATTGAAATAGCCAGCAGGATAATTCCGAAAACCTTCTGAAGGATTGCCAGTGTAGCCTCTCCCATTTTCTTCTCCATCCATTTCGCCGATTTCAGCACCAAATATACGAAAATTGTATTGAGAATAATCCCTAAAATAATATTGATATCATGGAATTCAGCCCTTAACGATAAAGTAGTGGTTAAAGTTCCGGCCCCTGCTACCAGCGGAAATGCGATGGGAACGATGGAAGCGGCCTTTACTTCGGTAGTTTTATGAATTTCAATGCCGAGAATCATTTCCAGCGCTATGACAAAAATCACAAATGCACCGGCAATGGCAAATGAATTGACATCCACGCCGATCAGCTTCAGGATCTTATTTCCTACAAACAGGAATACAATCATGATCAGTCCTGCGGTAACAGATGCCCTGCCGGCTTCTATCTGCCCGAATTTCTGCTGTAAGCTCACTACAATCGGTACAGAACCGATGATGTCAATCACGGCAAAAAGCACCATAAAGCAGGTGACAATCTCTTTTATTGAAAAACCATTAAAAATTTCCATCGTGTTACTTTTAAAGATTTCGCAAAAATATGAAAATAAACTGATTATTTGCTAATCTGTGAATAGAAATTAACGATACCTGTTAGAAGATCATCCAGTGCCTCAGCAGATTTTACAGGAGCATATTTTTCAATCTGTATTTTCTGTAACAGATTCCTGTATTCTTCTGCGATAACAGTACCTTTATAAGATTCCAGGAAAACTCTCATAGCCTCTGAAGAATTCTGTTGATACTGCTTCCTGACTTCAGCATCCAGCTCATCTGCCGTTTGAAAGAATCTTTGATAATCGCCGCTATCTTTAAGATTTTCCAAATAGCTGAAGTAATCATTGATATCACTCTTCATGCTCTCCCTGATCTTTTCTTCAGTTTCTGCTACAGAACCCAATGAATCTGCCGGTGCAGCCTTTTCATTTTTTCGCTGCTTTCTTCTCCAGTTCCTGAATATCAGGTACGCACCGAAAAGCCCTAAAAGGATCAGTACGTTAACCAAAAGTATGTTCCAGTGGAATTTATCCTTTTCTTTTACCTTGAATGAAGTGGTTTTCAGTACAGGAGTGTCAACGGTTTCAAGCAGGTTGTTGGTGTATTCATTGACCTTTTCAACCGTAGTACGAGCTTCCAGCACTTGTTCGTGGGACATGGCAGTCAACGCCAGCATTTTTTGTCCCAGATCTACATATTCTTTGTTTTCCGGGTTAAAAAAAGCAAATGGTTCTGTCTTTACCGAAAGCAGTCCTGCCTTTCTTGGAATAACGATATAATTAGCCAGGATCTCCCCTTTGATACCGGCAGTTCCCGGCACCACCTTAGACGTGATCTTCGGTGCAAACACCTCGTAATCCGGTGAAGGGAGTATTTTAGGCAGTTCCATATTGGTCAGGTTGCCTTCCCCGCTTACCTTAACGACAACATTTACCGGCTTTTTAGCCTCAATTCTTTCTTTGGACGTATTGTAAACACTGATATTAAAATCTCCAACAGCATTCTTAAAACCTTCCGGAGATCCTTCCGGAAGCTTTTTGACGCTGATCTTTACTTTATTGGAGGTCAGCTTATTCTTATTGGAATAGGAATTTAGCGATGCCGTAACTGCCGGAATTTCAACAGAACCGGACTCATTAGGAAAGATCATGAACATAGCAACCACCTGGGAAGAAAGGTTTCCGGGAGCTGAAGGATCAATTTCAGACCTTGCAAAGCTCACAGGCTGCACATCCATATTGTCCTGGTGGGGAAGACGGATATTCTTCACCTTCCTGAAATTGTCTATATTCCTTGAGTAGACTTTCAGGACGGCAATGGTGGGCTGGTCCTGATATACCTCCTTATCCTGTACCTCCATATTCAGATAGACATCCCCGGAGGCTGCGAGAGACTTTTTCTCTACATCCTTTACTACGATATCAAAAGGCTCGGTTTTATAGATTTTATTATTGATGGTCACCAATACGGACCCTATTTTCACTTTTCCTTTTTTCTTCGGCTCAAGCGCCACACGGGTAATGTACTGGGTAATGACGGTATTGGTTTCCGGATCCATATAACCGCTGTTAACGGATCCTGTGCCGATCATATTGAACTTTGACAAATCAGGAAGCCTTATCGGGGTCTGCTGGTTATATTCGCTTCCGTTAAGCTCCAGAACGATTGTCAGATTGACGATATCTTTTCCGCTGTAATCGGTTTTATCAGGCGTTATGGTAAAATTCACCTGCCCGTAAGCGGTTACGGATAGGAGAAGCGCAAGTATGTAAGTTAATCTGTACTGCATTACCAGTCTTTCTCGTTGCTTTCAGGCACCGAATAAGAATTCTTATTTAATATCCTTTTGGCGGTTTCTTTTTCTTTCTCGCCGATTTTATTCAATATGGAGTTTTCCACTTCTTTCGGCATATTGCCTTCATTATTTTTTTTAGGGTCCTGAGTGTCTCCCTGCGGGCCCTGTCCTTTGTTCTGCTGCCCTTTGCCCTGATCCTGCTGCTGGTCTTTAGGATTACCGTTCGGATCATCGTTCTGCTGCTGGTCTTTTCCGCCGCCGCCTTTGCCTGATTTTTTCTGCTGGTCTTTTTTCTGCTTGTTTTCCTTATCCTTCAGCATGGCAATCTCATAGTTCTTGCGGGTAGCTTCACTGTAAGGCTGCTGCTTAAGGGATTGTTTGTAAAATTGGGCGGCCTTTTCAGGATTATTGGTCTGCATGTAGGTATTGCCCAGGTTATGGAGTGCAGCCGCTTTATCCGGAATGGTCTGGGCCAGGCTTTGCGCCTTTTCAAATTCCGCTCTGGCTTCATCATATTTTTTCTGCTTGTACAGGGCATTGCCAAGGTTATAATGAGCCGTAAAATCTTTAGGATTGGATTTAAGCGCGTCTAAATACTTTCCGGATGCCCCGGAATAATCTTTACCATTGAACTTCTGGTTGCCTTCGAATACCAGTGTCTTATAGCTTTTCTGCCCAAAAAGGAATTCCGGGAACATCAAAGTAATAAAAAACGATAAAAAAATAAATTTAGTATTCATCTTGTGCAAAATTATTCCTTTATATGTTAATAAACAGGGGATTATTTGTTAAAGTTGGGTTAAAGTAAAGGCCATCAGATCATGCATCACACATTAAGATCTTTTTTGGGATTAAAAAGGTAAATCAGCATAAAGAAAAAGATGGACACAGCGAGGAAATACTGATAGTAATGGTTGGCATTCTGGGATTTCACCAGTGTTTCCGACGAAGCGGCATTTCTGGCCAGAGCGTCAATAATCCTTTCTGGGGCCTCATTGATGTTATTACCGTCGATAAAGGTTCCGCCGGTAGCTTCTGCCATCTTTCTCAGGGCACCCGTCTGCCTTTTGGAAATCACGGTCTGGCCATTCATATCGGTCTTGTATCCCATCAGCTGCCCGAAGACATATTCCGGTACGGGAGCACCTTCATCCGAGCCTATTCCAACGGAATTGATGGTAATTCCTTCTCTTTTAGCCAGCTGTATGGCTGCGCCGTCATTGCCTTCATTATCTTCCCCGTCACTCAGCAGGATTACTTTCCTGGATCCTTTGGCAACATTCTTAAATTTGTCTGCAGCGACGCGTATGGCTTTCAGGAAATCCGTTCCCTGGATCTGCATGGAATTGGTTTCAATAGCATCGATGTAAGTTTCCGCTGAATTATAATCCGTTGTAAGCGGCATGATGGAACTCGCTTCACCGGCAAAGATGACAATGCCTACTTTATCGTTCTTCATCTTCTGCATGGTTCCCACCATCAGGTTTTTAGCTTCAGTCAGGCGGCTGGGCTGTATATCTTCCGCGTTCATGGAATTGGAAACATCGAGCAGAAAAATTACATTATTCAGCCTCTGGTTGGTTTTCACCACTTCGGAACCATTCAGAAGATCAATAATGGAAAAGATAAGAAATAGGGTTCCCAACAGATACAGAGCCGGAAAAAATTTCGTAAAACCGGATTTTTTCTCAAACAGCTGATCATGGAACCGGCTGTCGGCAAACAGTTCCCTTCTCTTCTTCTTCCATTTCAGGTACTGCACCATTAAAACAGCCAGCAGCGGCAACAGCAACAGCAGCAATACATACCAGTAATTTCCCAAATACCACTCCATCAGCTCAAAATTTTATAAAACAACCATCTCATGAAGGCATCCAGAACCAGGGTTGCCAAAGCGATCCAGAGGAAAATCTTGAAATATTCCTCATAATTATACAGTTTAGAAACTTTTACATCTGATTTTTCAAGCTGGTTGATTTCGTTATATACTTCTTCCAGGCTGCTGTTCGAGGTAGCCCTGAAATATTTCCCGCCGGTCATCTGGGCAATTTCCCTCAGAACAGGCTCGTCAATCTTCACTTCCGCTTCGGTAAATACCAGTTCACCGAAAATATCCAGCTGGGTAGGCATCAGCGCATATCCATTGGTACCGATTCCGATAGCATATACCTTAATGTTGTTATTTTTAGCCAGTTCAGCAGCCAATTGCGGCGACATGGCATTTTCTATTGTATTCACCCCATCCGTCATCAGAATGATGATTTTGCTCTTCGCTTTGCTGTTTTTAAGGTGGTTTACCGCCACTGAAAGTCCTTCTCCGATCGCTGTTCCGGGCTGAAGCTCCAGGGGATTCAGATTTTTAAGCTCATCAATGACTACCTGATGGTCCGAAGTTACCGGCACTTTGGTAAAAGCCTCTCCGGAATAGGTCACAAGGCCTAAACGGTCATTAGGCCTTTTCTCCACAAACTTAATGGCGATATCCTTCAGAGCCGTAAGGCGGTCAGGCGTAAGATCCTTGGCCAGCATACTCAGCGATACGTCTACGGACAGCATAATGTCGATTCCCTTGGTATCGTCACGGTCCTGCGATATGGTAAAAGTTCGCGGCCTCGCCATTGCGATGATAAGCGCGGAGAGAATGATGTACTTGGATAGTTTCAGGAAAAACAATACCGCCTGTATTCCTCCGCTGGCCTGCATATTTTTAACGGTAGGCACTTTAATTCCCTTTCTCTTACTGCTGCTGATATCCCTGAACAGTACAGGGACAAGCAGAATGAAGAGAAGCAGAAACCACGGACTGTAAAACTCAAAATTAAACATCCTTCCTTAAGTTTTCAAATTCAATATCCTTGGACGATCTTTTTACAAACGCGGTGATATCCGCTAAATCCTTTTCCATGGTCCGCTGGTCCGGGAAGGTCTTGGCAAATTTCACCAGGTCCCCCCTCAGGAAAATATCTTCCACTACTTTTTCATTTTCTATCGAAATGGTATTGTTCTTTTTCATTACTTCAATCAGGTCATCAGTGAGCAGGACATCTGCAGGCAGATGATACTGACGGCTGATAAAGTTCCTGGAAATATCGATCAGCTCAACATAGAAAGAACGGTAGTTTCCGTCTTCAATATACTTTTTCTTTTTTAGGGACTCCAGTTCCTTCAGTGTCTGGTTGGTTGTAACCACCGGAGCGCTTTTAACCTTCCTGCCCCATTTGACAAAAGCAATGATAACAATAATCAGCGCGATAAGGGCAATGGCAGCGAGCACATAAAATTTGTAAAGTTCCCAATAATCCTTGATTTCCAGCTTCACCTCCTTATTTTTCATAATGTCATTGATCTGGTCTCCTTTCTGGGCCGTATTAATGACATCTATTTCATAAGGAATGGTTTTCAGAACCCGGTCGCCGACTTTAAATTCAAGTTCAGGAATGGTAAATTTCCCTTCTTCAAATACGGCAAACTCAATTTTTCTTTCGTAAGTGTCTGCATTCTGTCCGATACTGTCTTTGGTTTCTTCAAAGTGGAAAGGCAGAAGCTCATTTTTCGCAGCGGCCGTAACCTGCCTTCCGCTCAGGTTGTCAATCTTCACGGTGAAATGGTCAACTTCTCCTAAGGCTATGGTTTTCTTCTCAAGATTGGAAGAAAGGATCTGCGGAAAAACATGGGCGCAGATAAGAATACAAAATATAAATAATAGTTTCTTCAATGGTTCTTTTACATTTAAACAATATCCCTGTTGTTCCGAAGCATCCATATCAATGGACATTCCGGCACGTCAGGTTTTATTTTTTCTGAAAATAATTATACAGCATCCTGGAATAGTCCGTACCGGTACTGATATTCATAAAGCCTGCCGAACTGTTGGCAAAATCTTCTTCCAGAGCTTTCAATTTCTGTTTTTGTGCTTCGGCAAAAGTATAACGCCAGCGTGCGCTGGAAGTATTGGCCCAGATCTCTTTTCCCGTTTCGGAATCATACAGCAGGGCATACCCAACATCCGGAATGGCATTGTCTTTTTCATCATAAATGCGCAATCCCAATAACTGATGTTTTTTGGAAGCCACCCTCAGCATTTTGGAATCATACGCATCTTCAAAATCTGAAAAAAGGAATACCAGAGACTTCTTTTTAAAAATCCCCATCATATACTCCAGGGCTTTATCCACTTTGGATTCAGCCGGAACATAATCTGCCGTAAGGATCATGCTGATGATGGAAAGGATGTGTTTCCTTCCTTTCTGGGGCGGGATTACTTTATATACCTTATCAGCAAACAGGATCAGACCCACTTTATCGTTATTTCCTGCGGCAGAAAACCCTAAACTGGCGGCAATTTCGGCTACGTATTCCCTTTTCAGCTGGGTTTTGGTCCCGTAATCCATGGAGGCGGAAATATCTACCACCAACATCATCGTGAGTTCCCTTTCCTCTTCCATCACCTTGACGAAGGGCTCCCGGAAACGCGCCGTTTTATTCCAGTCGATCCTCCGGATCTCATCCCCGAACTGATAAGGCCGCACTTCTGAGAACGTCATCCCCTGCCCTTTAAAAGCACTGTGATATTGTCCCATCAAAGTAGCCTCCGTCTTTTTACGGGTACGGATTTCTATCTGCTTTACTTTTTTTACAATATCTTTAATCTGCATGGTCTAATACCGCATTCAAAACAAAGTTAAACTCAGGTTGTTTTTATATTGAGTTATTTCAATTCTATCGAGACATTCAGCCATTCATCATCAAATTTCGGATCATACTTTTTATAGAAGTTAATAGCCGGTTCGTTCCAGTTCAGCACCTGAAAAACCATTCCGGTGTACTTATTGGCCTTACCATATTCCAGTGTAGCCTCAAACAGCAGCTTTCCGATATTCTTTCCGCGCATCCTTTCCGTTACCACGAGATCTTCAAGATACAGTCTTTTACCTTTCCATGTCGAATACCGGCTATAATACAATGAGATCCCTACAATCTCTTTGTTAAGCTCGGCTACAAAAGCGCCCCATACAGGAGATGGGCCGAAGCCGTCTTCCGTGAACTGCACGAGATCAAGGGTAACTTCATGCAGGGCTTTTTCAAAAGCAGCAAGCTCTCTGATCAGCTCCAGCATTGAAGCACAATCTTCCCGAACCGCCTTTCTGATGATTACTCCCTCCATTATGGCGCCTGTATTTTCGCTAAAATCCTGTTGATGATCTCTTCCGTTGAAATTTCTTCTGCTTCCGCTTCAAAAGTAAGCCCGATCCTGTGTCTCAGGACATCCTTGGCCAGCTCTTTAACGTCTTCCGGAATAACGAAAGCCCTTCCTCTAAGGAAAGCATAGGCCCTCGAAGCAATGGCAAGATTGATGGAAGCCCTTGGTGATGCTCCGAATCCGATATAATTTTTCAGTTCGGAAAGCCCGTAATTTTCAGGATAACGGGTAGCAAATACCATATCCAGGATGTACTTTTCTATCTTTTCATCCAGGTAAATCTGATTAATGATCTCTTTAGCGTCAACGATATCCTGCAAACCGATTACCGGATTTACATTCGGCTGATGCGATGTGGAAACCATCCTCATGACCGTTCTTTCATCTTCAAATTCCGGATAGTCAATTGTACATTTCAGCATAAAGCGGTCGCTCTGTGCTTCAGGGAGAAGGTATGTTCCCTCCTGGTCAATCGGGTTCTGGGTTGCCAGTACGAGGAAAGGCTTTGGCAGCTTCATGGTTTCATCACCGATCGTCACCTGTTTCTCCTGCATTACTTCCAGAAGTGCCGACTGTACTTTAGCCGGGGCACGGTTGATCTCATCTGCCAGCACGAAATTGGCAAAGACCGGCCCTTTTTTTATGGAGAAATCGTTATCCTTGATATTGTAGATCATAGTCCCGACCACATCCGCAGGGAGCAGGTCCGGAGTGAACTGGATCCGTGAAAACTCTCCGTGAACGGCATCTGCAAGCGTTTTTATAGCCAGCGTTTTGGCGAGACCCGGCACACCTTCCAACAGGACATGGCCGTTACCCAACAGGCCAACCAGCAGGCGGTCTATCATGTATTGCTGACCGATAATCACTTTATTGATTTCCTGGCGCAGCAGGGTAAAGAGATAATTTTTTTCCTTTACTTTTTCCGTCAGCTGACGGATATCTTCAGCCTGATATGTATCTGACATAGTTCGTTTTAAAATAATGGGTAAATTTCTGATAAATACTTGCATTAATCAACATAATCGATGCCATTTTCTAGTTAAAGTTTGTTAAATATTCCGGCATTGATAACAGCTTTTGAGTAGCAGACAGACTGCGGTACAAGTCCATAATTTCTTTTTTTCATAAAAATCTATAAATTTTACATCAAACCCAGGTTCAAAAATTGTCATTTCCAGTTTATTAAACTATTTTTGGTGATTAAATTTGTGCAAAATGAACTATCATTTTCAGGCCCACAGACAGGTCAGAAAAAACCTTCTGGATATTTTACAGAATACTTCCTATGAAGACCTTTTGCTGATTCCGGACGGTTTCAACAATAATATTTACTGGAACATCGCCCATACCGTGGCGACTCAGCAGCTTTTGCATTATTACCTGAGCGGAAATCCCTTCAGAATAGACAAATACTGGATCGAAACGTACAAGAAAGGGACGCTTCCCAATCTCAACGTCCAGAAATCTGAGATAGAGGACCTTGAATTTCTGCTTACGGAAACTTCCAAAATCCTGATGAAAGATTATGACAGTGACTTTTTTTCAGACTATACGCCTTACACCACAAGTTTCGGAATGGATCTGAAGAGCATTCAGGATGCCATTATTTTCAATAATATGCACGAAAGCCTGCATTACGGCTATGCCATGGCTCAGAAGAGGGCTATTTTAGGAGAAAAATATTAGTACGCATAACAATCAGTACACCTTTTAGATGTAAAATTCCTGAAATACTATTATCTGATCTGATATTCCATCGAGAGATATCCAAAAGACTTCCGGAAACAAGCCCAGGTATCAATACAATTCAGGACAACCTTTATAGACAAATTAATGAATACGAACAACGATAAAAAAGACGATTTTATTTTCGGGCTCCGCCCCGTGATTGAGGCTATTGAAGCAGGAAAGACCATTGATAAAATTTTTGTGCAGAATGCGCTTCAGGGACCGATTTATGCAGAACTG is part of the Chryseobacterium camelliae genome and encodes:
- a CDS encoding DUF58 domain-containing protein is translated as MQIKDIVKKVKQIEIRTRKKTEATLMGQYHSAFKGQGMTFSEVRPYQFGDEIRRIDWNKTARFREPFVKVMEEERELTMMLVVDISASMDYGTKTQLKREYVAEIAASLGFSAAGNNDKVGLILFADKVYKVIPPQKGRKHILSIISMILTADYVPAESKVDKALEYMMGIFKKKSLVFLFSDFEDAYDSKMLRVASKKHQLLGLRIYDEKDNAIPDVGYALLYDSETGKEIWANTSSARWRYTFAEAQKQKLKALEEDFANSSAGFMNISTGTDYSRMLYNYFQKK
- a CDS encoding vWA domain-containing protein yields the protein MFNFEFYSPWFLLLFILLVPVLFRDISSSKRKGIKVPTVKNMQASGGIQAVLFFLKLSKYIILSALIIAMARPRTFTISQDRDDTKGIDIMLSVDVSLSMLAKDLTPDRLTALKDIAIKFVEKRPNDRLGLVTYSGEAFTKVPVTSDHQVVIDELKNLNPLELQPGTAIGEGLSVAVNHLKNSKAKSKIIILMTDGVNTIENAMSPQLAAELAKNNNIKVYAIGIGTNGYALMPTQLDIFGELVFTEAEVKIDEPVLREIAQMTGGKYFRATSNSSLEEVYNEINQLEKSDVKVSKLYNYEEYFKIFLWIALATLVLDAFMRWLFYKILS
- a CDS encoding DinB family protein, which translates into the protein MNYHFQAHRQVRKNLLDILQNTSYEDLLLIPDGFNNNIYWNIAHTVATQQLLHYYLSGNPFRIDKYWIETYKKGTLPNLNVQKSEIEDLEFLLTETSKILMKDYDSDFFSDYTPYTTSFGMDLKSIQDAIIFNNMHESLHYGYAMAQKRAILGEKY
- a CDS encoding VWA domain-containing protein; this translates as MEWYLGNYWYVLLLLLLPLLAVLMVQYLKWKKKRRELFADSRFHDQLFEKKSGFTKFFPALYLLGTLFLIFSIIDLLNGSEVVKTNQRLNNVIFLLDVSNSMNAEDIQPSRLTEAKNLMVGTMQKMKNDKVGIVIFAGEASSIMPLTTDYNSAETYIDAIETNSMQIQGTDFLKAIRVAADKFKNVAKGSRKVILLSDGEDNEGNDGAAIQLAKREGITINSVGIGSDEGAPVPEYVFGQLMGYKTDMNGQTVISKRQTGALRKMAEATGGTFIDGNNINEAPERIIDALARNAASSETLVKSQNANHYYQYFLAVSIFFFMLIYLFNPKKDLNV
- a CDS encoding AAA family ATPase, whose amino-acid sequence is MSDTYQAEDIRQLTEKVKEKNYLFTLLRQEINKVIIGQQYMIDRLLVGLLGNGHVLLEGVPGLAKTLAIKTLADAVHGEFSRIQFTPDLLPADVVGTMIYNIKDNDFSIKKGPVFANFVLADEINRAPAKVQSALLEVMQEKQVTIGDETMKLPKPFLVLATQNPIDQEGTYLLPEAQSDRFMLKCTIDYPEFEDERTVMRMVSTSHQPNVNPVIGLQDIVDAKEIINQIYLDEKIEKYILDMVFATRYPENYGLSELKNYIGFGASPRASINLAIASRAYAFLRGRAFVIPEDVKELAKDVLRHRIGLTFEAEAEEISTEEIINRILAKIQAP
- a CDS encoding GNAT family N-acetyltransferase produces the protein MEGVIIRKAVREDCASMLELIRELAAFEKALHEVTLDLVQFTEDGFGPSPVWGAFVAELNKEIVGISLYYSRYSTWKGKRLYLEDLVVTERMRGKNIGKLLFEATLEYGKANKYTGMVFQVLNWNEPAINFYKKYDPKFDDEWLNVSIELK